The window ATTTCTATTTTTTGGAGGCTTTGTCATGGCCTTGGCACTGGAAAAGGTCAATCTGCACCGACGGATTGCACTCAATATCATCAAACTGACGGGCACCACCCCCAACAAGGTGATTTTGGGCTTTATGATCGCCACGGCAACATTGAGCATGTGGATCAGCAATACAGCAAGTACCGTGGTGATGCTGCCCATAGCCCTTTCCGTCATCAATTTATTGATCAACGACGAGGACGGTTTTACCAAAAACGACCAAAATTTTGCGCTGAGTGTAATGCTTGGCATTGCCTTTTCCGCCAATGCTGGGGGAATTGCCACAGTAATCGGCACACCGCCCAATTCCGTATTGATCGGGCTTTTGGAAAATGAATACAACACCGAAATTTCCTTTTTGAAATGGATGACGATTGGATTGCCCTTTTCCATCATCATGATTGCCATATGTTATTTGGTTTTGGTCAAATGGATGTTTCCCAACCGGGATTTAAAATTCAGCGCCTCCAAAGAAGTAATTCATACAGAGCTCGAGAAATTGGGGCCCACATCGGGCAAGGAAAAAATGGTGCTCATCATTTTTGGGGTGACGGTGTTCCTATGGATTTTTAGAACCTTGATCAATGGTATTTTCCCCAGTTTGGGACTTACGGATACCATGATCAGTATTTTGGCCGCCATTGCCCTTTTCGCCATTCCGTACAATATTAAGAAAGGAGATTTTATCATCATTTGGAAGGACACCTCCAAATTGGCCTGGGGCATCTTGATCCTTTTTGGTGGAGGTTTGGCCTTGGCCCAAGGCATGTCTGCCAGTGGCATTGTGGATATGGTAGCCAACGCCATTGCGCAAAGCGAGGTAAGTGTTTTGTTCACCGCTGCCCTATTGATCTTTTTAATGCTGTTCATGACCGAGTTGATGAGCAACGTGGCCCTCGTGGCCGTACTAGCACCTGTCGTAGCAGGTATTGCCATTGGTTTGGATATTCCCATGCTCCACCTACTGATTCCTGTGACCATTGCGAGCAGTTGTGCCTTTATGCTGCCCATGGCCACACCGCCAAATGCCATTGTATTTGCTAGTGGTTATGTGAAAATACCACAGATGGCGCGCGTGGGCGTTATCCTAAATTTAATTGCTGTGGTGCTGCTTATTTTGGTGTTCCAATTTGTGATTCCGCTATTGTTCTAAACTAAAAATGCCCCTCCGGGCGGAAGGGCATTTTCACAAACTAACTAACTCAAAAAAATGTAAGAAACTAACTTAACTTACGCTACTTGCTTTTGCCACAAGTGGCACGTAACTCTTTGTTAGGTACAAACTTACAACCCTTTTTTGTGAAGAATATTGTAATTAGCCTTTTGTTAACGAAGCGGGCAAGACCTTCGTTTGACTGCGTTAAGGCCTGTAATGCTGCAAAGTGTGAAATTATCGCAGCCAAAAGGTCAAATAATGAAATAATTCGCACATAAAATCCTTTTTCATTGAAAATAATTCCACAAAGATGTCCATGTTATATTTATGTTAACCAGACACTTATATAGATTTCGTTAACAGATGGGCAGTTACGGAAAACTAAAAAACCCCTCGTCGGAGGGGTTTTTCATAGCTAACTCAAATAAGTTGTAAAATGATGAACATTTTACTGTATTGATCCTGAGTAGGGATCAAAACCTTCTGGGAGATACTTGGACGTATCAAAACCCAAATCCATTTCTTCATCTTCCATATAGTTGATGGAAGTAACGGCAATGACATCGGTATACGGATTGAAACCTTCGGGCAACAAGTATTCGCTGTTAATGCCCAATTCAAGCTCCAGATCACTTTCCATATAAGGGATTGCCTTCAAATTCACGTACGCCTCATAAGGGGAAAAGTCTTCAGGCAAATAGTCCTTGGTATCGAATCCAAGTTCCATATCCTCCTCTTCCATATAGTTGATGGAATGTACATCCACTACCTCGTTGTAAGGATTAAAGTGCTCCGGCAAGTACCTTTTGGTATCAAAACCTAGTTCTGGTTCAACAATGTTTTCGAGGTATATGATGGAATTCAGATCAAAGTAGCTTTTGTATGGGTCAAAACCCTCTGGTAGATAATCGGAGGTATCAAATCCCAAATCCAGTTCGGGCTCATCCTCTATATAAACTACTTCATCCAAATTCAATTCGTAGGAGGCATATTCGCCCATTCCCGAAGTTGAATCGTTTACATCGGCATTGATGTTCAATGTCGTTAAACTGTTCTCTAAACTACCAAGTGTCTCCGATTGGAGCTCGGCCACCTTGGCATTCTGTTGGTCGTTGGCTATGGCGGTACTACTTAATAGGACACTTCCATAAATTAATAATAACTTGTTCATTTTTTGATTGAATTTTGTGATTGATGATATGCCTATAAGACTATTCAAAAACCAAAACGTTACAGTATTTAGGATTTTTTTACGAAAACCAAATGTCCGTTAGGCCCCGAAAAACAAGGTGTTTCACTCCAAACCATCAGTAAAAGGCAGGACTCCCAAAGGTTGGGCACTTACGTTAAAAAAAGTGCCGTTAATATTTATTTAACAGTTAGTTCTGCCGATTTTTAGGTTCTTTGAATCTTTTAGTTATTCAAACCACCCTATAATGATCAAAAATTTACTACCTCGACTACTTTTAGTCATTATGATTTTGGGCTCCCTTCAAACTGCGGAAGCCCAACTCTTCAAAAAGAAAAAGAAAGAAACCGAACAAAAAAAGGAAAAACCCAAGGCTGGCGATATCAAAGCTTATGATGAAGTCATTACCAAGAACGCCAAGACCGATGAAGGACTCTTTAGCGTGCACACCGTGGACGACAAGCAGTTTTATGAAATCCCGGATTCCTTGTTCGGGCGTGAAATGCTCATGGTAAGCCGAATTTCCAAAACCGCTACCGGTATCGGCTTTGGTGGCGGAAAAATCAACACCCAAGTATTGCGCTGGGAGAAAAAAGACAAAAAGGTGCTCTTGCGTGTCGCTTCTTACGAGAATGTGGCTGCCGACTCACTTCCCGTTCACGAAGCCGTGGTCAACTCTAACTTTGAGCCAGTACTTTTTGCCTTCGATATTCAGGCCATCAATAAAAAAGACTCGCTGAACCCTGCAACCGTAATCGAAATAGATCCTTTGTTTACCAAGGATGTGCAGGCACTTGGATTCCCCGATGGTTACCGAAAAAGGTTCAAAGTAAGCCGTTTGGATGGGGATAGAAGCTATATCGAGTCCATCAAAAGTTATCCCTTGAACATTGAGGCACGCCACGTAAAAACATACCTCTCCAACGATCCGCCAAGCAACGAAAGCCTTGGGTCCATTTCGTTGGAAATCAATAATTCGATGATTCTACTGCCCAAAGAGCCCATGAAACGCCGTTATTTTGACGAACGCATAGGATGGTTTGCCCGAGGACAGGTGGATTATGGCCTCGATGCCCAAGAAAGCAAAACGGTGACCTATTTAGATCGTTGGAGACTTGAGGTGAAGGACGAGGACATTGAAAAATTCAAGGCAGGCGAATTGGTAGAGCCCAAAAAGCCCATTGTGTATTATGTGGATAGGGCCACCCCAAAAGAATGGGTACCTTACATTAAGCAAGGTATCGAAGATTGGCAGGTCGCTTTTGAAGCGGCCGGATTCAAAAATGCCATTATTGCCAAAGACCCGCCATCACCCGAAGAAGACCCGGAGTGGTCTCCCGAAGACGTGCGCTATTCGGTGGTACGCTATTTGGCCTCCCCCATTCCAAACGCCAACGGTCCGCACGTAAGTGATCCACGAAGTGGTGAAATCTTGGAGTCGGACATCAACTGGTACCATAATGTAATGAGCTTGCTACGTGGTTGGTTTTTTGTACAGACCGCCGCCATCAATCCAGAAGCCCAGAAAACCCAGTTCAAGGAGGGAATTATGGGTAGACTGATACGCTTTGTGTCCTCCCACGAAGTAGGGCACACACTAGGGCTTCCGCACAACATGGGAAGCAGCGTGGCCTACCCTGTTGATTCCCTACGCTCTGCGAGTTTCACGCAAAAATATGGGACTGCGCCCTCCATTATGGATTATGCACGTTTTAACTATGTGGCACAACCCGGTGACGAAGGCGTGGCCCTAATGCCCGATATTGGCGTTTATGACAAGTATGCCATTAAATGGGGATACAGGCCTATTTTGGACAAGACAGCGGAAGAGGAAAAACCAGTGCTCAACGCATGGATTTTGGAACATGCCGGCGACCCCATGTACCGATTTGGGCATCAGCAAGTGGGCGATATCCACGATCCGAGCTCCCAAACCGAAGACTTAGGGGACGATGCCATTAAAGCCAGCCTTTATGGAATCGAAAATCTAAAGCGCATAGTTCCCAATCTTATGGACTGGACCACAGAAAAAGGCGAGGACTATGACGACTTGGAAACCATGTACGGTCACGTGGTGGCTCAGTTCCGTAGATATATGGGGCACGTGGCCAACAACATTGGTGGCGTATACGAATACCATAAAACTGCGGATCAAGAAGGAGCTGTTTATACGCCCGTAAGCAAAGCGCACCAAAAGCGGGCCATGAATTTTATGCAAGAGCAACTTTTTGAAACCCCGGAGTGGTTGATCGAGCCCAACATCTTCAATAAAATTGAATACTCTGGATCGGTGGAACGCATCCGTGACACCCAAGAACGTTACTTGAATACGATGCTGCATTTGGGCAAACTGGCGCGACTTATCGAAGCGGAAACCCTTTATGGCAAAGAAGCCTATGGTATTGTGGAAATGATGGGCGATCTACGCAAAGGAATATGGTCGGAGACCAGAAGCGGAAGAACCATTGATACCTATCGAAGGAACCTTCAAAAAGCGCATATCGACCGTTTGGAGTACCTCATGACCGCGGACAGCCAGGGCAAAATGCCTGATTTTGGTGGGTACCGAAAGTCAACGCCCATCAACACGAGCCAATCGGATATCCGTTCAGTGGCAAGAGCTGAGCTGAACAATCTGAAAAGGGATATCAGAAATGGCCTGGCCCGAATCTCGGATACCATGAGCCGCTACCATTTGCAGGATGCCATGGAGCGTATCGACCTAATATTGGAGCCCAAATAGGCCTCCGGACAAGAACAATAAATTAGATCTTCAAGGTGTGATCGGTGCATTCATCGATCACACCTTGTTTTTTTATCCCTTCACATCAGCCAAAAGTAGTTTCACAACATATAAGTGGGATTTCCCTTCGTATTGATTACTTTAGTAATCCCAAATCTCACATCATGAACTACAAAACTAAAAGCTTACTCTACTTTTGCGGCTTCGTGGCAGCTTCGGCTCTTTATTACGTAGTAGAGCAACACGACAACTTCCAGGAACATCTCAATTCAAAAAGCTATGTCGAGACCCAATTTGAGGACGCCGACAACTATGTGGATGATTCCGAGAAAAAGCTTGAGGAAGAAATCAAGTAGTTCACACCCTTACCCTTTTTGAACTGTTAAAAGCATCACAAACCCAGTTTTGATGGTTAAACCTTTGGATAGCCGCTTTGTCCAAATCATATCATTAAAATTTAAGTTTATGAAACGATTAGCAGTAACATTGGTCTTGCTGATAAGTATCGGCGCGACCGCACAAAGACATGATGGCCAACAAATGCGCAAAGGTCCCCAAATGGACATGACCGCAGAGCAAATGGCCACCCTGCAAACCAAACACATGGTCTTGGCATTGGACCTGACCAAGACACAGCAGGACAAAGTGTACAACATTAATCTGGAAAACGCCAAGTTCAAAAAAGAGAAATGGGACGAGATAAAGGCGGCGAAAGAAAACGGGGAATGGGAAAAACCATCCTCCAAAGAGCGATTTGAAATGGCCAACGCACGTTTGGACCGTCAAATCGCCCTACAGGAAAAAATGAAAGACATACTGGACGACAAACAGTATGAGACTTGGAAAAAGTTCACCCATCACAAAAAAATGCATGGCAGTAAAAGAATGCAGGAGAGAGGGAGAAGAGGATAGTGTTTTTTGTTGATTTAAGAAGCCGCGCCTGCCATGGTCGCGGTTTCTTTTTTTATGGCTTTTTTACAGATATACTTGGTTATCTGCTTTTTTACAGATATATTTGATTATCTGCTTTTTTACATATATAATTAATTATCTGCTCATAAACAGATACTTTAATCAAGAAATATCATGATAGCCATTCTCACCGGAGACATCAAAAACTCCTCGGAACATAACGCCAGTTCATGGTTGCCCCTTTTAAAAGAAGTACTTTCGCAATATGGCAAAGAGCCCAAAGATTGGGAAATATACCGCGGCGACAGCTTTCAATTACAGACCACCGCAGAAACAGCATTGGAAGCCGCCATCCATATCAAGGCCAGCATCAAGCAAATTCGACAATTGGATGTTCGTATTGGCATTGGACTGGGCGAAAAAAACTACGATGCACCAAAGATTACCGAATCCAATGGCCCCGTCTTTGTCCATTCCGGTGAATGTTTTGAAAGGCTAAAAAAACAAAATCTCGGACTACAAACCAGCAATGAAACGTTCGATGGACATATCAACCTTCTCTTGGAATTGGCCTTGCTGACCATGGATGATTGGACACCGGCCATTTCCAAAACCGTAAAGTGTGCCATAGAAAACCCTAAGCTGAATCAAAAGGAATTGGCGGGGCTCCTCAGCAAATCACAAGGCAATATAAGTGAGGAATTAAATAAGGCAGGATTTGATGAAGTCCAAAAAATGATTCATTTTTACAAAGCACAACTCGCCCAATTATGATGCTTTTGGCCCTAAAACTACTGCTAGCCCACTTTATCGGGGACTTTGTTCTTCAACCCGGGCATTGGGTCGAGGATAAGCTGAAGAAAAAGGCACGGTCCAAATATTTGTATGCTCACATCGGGGTACATCTTTTAGCCCTCCTGCTCTTACTGCAATTCAAACATATTGGGGCGATTGCGGTAATCGTGGTGACCCACTTTTTGATAGATTTGGGAAAGCTATCCCTCACCAACCCCAAAAACTACCGTTGGCTCTTTGTGGTGGATCAGTTGTTGCACTTATTCGTCTTGGGCAGCGTTTTGTACTGGCTATCCCCTTTTCAAATTGATCTTAGCTTTTTCTGGGATGAAAAGACCTTATTGCTTATCACCTTTTTGGTGTTTGTTACCTACGTGTCGGGTATCCTGATGCGCATGTTGTTGGCACCTTATATTGATGAAGTTGCGAAGGACGACCCTACGGGCGAAGGGGGTTCCCTCAAAAATGCAGGCACCTATATCGGCATGTTGGAGCGCCTTTTTGTATTTGGTTTTATCCTGATGCAGCAATGGGCGGCCATTGGACTTTTGATCGCTGCAAAATCCGTGTTCCGTTTTGGCGACCTCAACAAGGGCAAGAACCGGAAACTCACGGAATATGTCCTTATCGGAACCCTATTGAGCTTTGGTTTGGCCATTCTTTCTGGCCTGTTTTATGGTTATTTGATGGAAATCATCTAGACCAAAAAAAGAGCCACCCAAAACTGGATGGCTCCTTAACATTACTAAACTTAAAAACACTTAGTTAAAAACTTGGCTTTCCTTTAGGATCTCCATACTCTCCAACACTTGGCTTACGGCCAAGGTCATGGATTTGGCAGAGACCGTTGCACCGGAAATACCGTCAATATCCTTTCCGTACACCAAGGTTTCACCGGATTTTCTACCAATAAACTGCTTTAGCCAACGCTGGCTGCCCACTTGGCGTCCATGGTCCTCGCGGTAAATGAGTATTTTGGATTTTTTAATGCTCATATCCGCGTCAAAAAGCACTACGTAATCAAAAGTTTTCTTGAGACTTGGGGCCACGCCCACATACACATATCCCAAACTTTTTCCTTGCGACACCACTTCGAACAAGTTATCGCCGCCCAATTCGGATGGGGTTTTTTGGTTCAGTTCGGGCGTAATGTCCACCCAGTTCATGGTGAAATCCGCAACCTCGTAGGTGCCCGTCACCGCACTGTTGATTTTCTCCTGTAATCTTGGCGATAACTTATCCACCTTGAATCCGAATAAAAACAAGGTGGATAGCATCACCATAGCACTGATCTGCTGAATTTTATTGGCCCTCAACATTGTTCTTTACAGAGGTGTTCGCTACAAATTTGTTAATGGTCTCCAAGACTTCCGCCTTAGTAGCACCTTTTTGCTCCAAAGCATAAAAATGCACAAACAAAGGCTTATCATCCACCTTTTTTAAGAGGGTAAGGTCACCTTCCCTATTGTACACCTCATCCCAAGCGGCCCTGGTAGTCGCCCAAAAATCCTGGTTCTCCGCCCACCATTCCTTAGCAGCCTGGCATCTTTCGTCAGCTACTTTTACATAGGTGTTGTATCCTTTCTCTTGGGCCAAAAGCACATCTTGCTCCCCATCGGTGCGGATAATTTTATTGTTGTCCTGTTCATGAACCCAGCCGTTAGCGGTAATCTCCTGCCTGTTGCCGCGGCTCATAACATTGTAGTCACTCCTTTTGGTGTATTCCCTTCGGGGCAGTGGCGAGTCGCTCCTGTTTTCCCAGTAGTGTCTTCCATCAAAATGTACCCATGTAGAAGATCCGGAATACCGTGGGCTATCATCCACTTGATACACCTTTTGGGTCCACTGGCCCTTTACCGCATTGGCAGGCAGTTGGGTAAAGACCCAATTATTGTCCTTGTCGTAGTGAAACACCGCCTGGTTTTCGTACAACCAATCCTGTCTCCAGTGCTTGATTACCGTGGTATCGTTCAACACCAACAGATGCTGCAACGAAATTTTGTTGTCCTCGTCCACAATCGGCAAGGCCAGTTCCAAGGCCTTGGAGGTGTAGTCCAGGTGCTTTTCATAATCGATTTCTGGGGCAAAGGTCTCGGTATACTTAAAGCTTACCTCGTAACAGCCGCACATATCCAAAATAGCTTGGCGGTCCAATTCTTTTTTTTCCTGTGAGGTTGCCATGGTGGTTACAAAGGCCAAAAGCAACGATGAAGCGATTGTTTTTTTCATATCAGTTTCTATTTGATCGTTTTAGAATTTGTTCGGGTCAAAAATACTAAACTTATTTAGATTGAATAAAAATTAAATATATATTTGTCATCAAATTTAAATGGAATGAGTCTAAATAAAAATATTTGCCTCTTATTTTCAA is drawn from Flagellimonas sp. MMG031 and contains these coding sequences:
- a CDS encoding DASS family sodium-coupled anion symporter, whose product is MELSKKIGLALGPIAFLILNLLPFEMVSEKGDPVIAIAAWMLIWWITEAVSISVTALLPLLLMPILNVLPIAEVGANYGSPIVFLFFGGFVMALALEKVNLHRRIALNIIKLTGTTPNKVILGFMIATATLSMWISNTASTVVMLPIALSVINLLINDEDGFTKNDQNFALSVMLGIAFSANAGGIATVIGTPPNSVLIGLLENEYNTEISFLKWMTIGLPFSIIMIAICYLVLVKWMFPNRDLKFSASKEVIHTELEKLGPTSGKEKMVLIIFGVTVFLWIFRTLINGIFPSLGLTDTMISILAAIALFAIPYNIKKGDFIIIWKDTSKLAWGILILFGGGLALAQGMSASGIVDMVANAIAQSEVSVLFTAALLIFLMLFMTELMSNVALVAVLAPVVAGIAIGLDIPMLHLLIPVTIASSCAFMLPMATPPNAIVFASGYVKIPQMARVGVILNLIAVVLLILVFQFVIPLLF
- a CDS encoding zinc-dependent metalloprotease; protein product: MIKNLLPRLLLVIMILGSLQTAEAQLFKKKKKETEQKKEKPKAGDIKAYDEVITKNAKTDEGLFSVHTVDDKQFYEIPDSLFGREMLMVSRISKTATGIGFGGGKINTQVLRWEKKDKKVLLRVASYENVAADSLPVHEAVVNSNFEPVLFAFDIQAINKKDSLNPATVIEIDPLFTKDVQALGFPDGYRKRFKVSRLDGDRSYIESIKSYPLNIEARHVKTYLSNDPPSNESLGSISLEINNSMILLPKEPMKRRYFDERIGWFARGQVDYGLDAQESKTVTYLDRWRLEVKDEDIEKFKAGELVEPKKPIVYYVDRATPKEWVPYIKQGIEDWQVAFEAAGFKNAIIAKDPPSPEEDPEWSPEDVRYSVVRYLASPIPNANGPHVSDPRSGEILESDINWYHNVMSLLRGWFFVQTAAINPEAQKTQFKEGIMGRLIRFVSSHEVGHTLGLPHNMGSSVAYPVDSLRSASFTQKYGTAPSIMDYARFNYVAQPGDEGVALMPDIGVYDKYAIKWGYRPILDKTAEEEKPVLNAWILEHAGDPMYRFGHQQVGDIHDPSSQTEDLGDDAIKASLYGIENLKRIVPNLMDWTTEKGEDYDDLETMYGHVVAQFRRYMGHVANNIGGVYEYHKTADQEGAVYTPVSKAHQKRAMNFMQEQLFETPEWLIEPNIFNKIEYSGSVERIRDTQERYLNTMLHLGKLARLIEAETLYGKEAYGIVEMMGDLRKGIWSETRSGRTIDTYRRNLQKAHIDRLEYLMTADSQGKMPDFGGYRKSTPINTSQSDIRSVARAELNNLKRDIRNGLARISDTMSRYHLQDAMERIDLILEPK
- a CDS encoding transcriptional regulator; its protein translation is MIAILTGDIKNSSEHNASSWLPLLKEVLSQYGKEPKDWEIYRGDSFQLQTTAETALEAAIHIKASIKQIRQLDVRIGIGLGEKNYDAPKITESNGPVFVHSGECFERLKKQNLGLQTSNETFDGHINLLLELALLTMDDWTPAISKTVKCAIENPKLNQKELAGLLSKSQGNISEELNKAGFDEVQKMIHFYKAQLAQL
- a CDS encoding DUF3307 domain-containing protein, whose amino-acid sequence is MMLLALKLLLAHFIGDFVLQPGHWVEDKLKKKARSKYLYAHIGVHLLALLLLLQFKHIGAIAVIVVTHFLIDLGKLSLTNPKNYRWLFVVDQLLHLFVLGSVLYWLSPFQIDLSFFWDEKTLLLITFLVFVTYVSGILMRMLLAPYIDEVAKDDPTGEGGSLKNAGTYIGMLERLFVFGFILMQQWAAIGLLIAAKSVFRFGDLNKGKNRKLTEYVLIGTLLSFGLAILSGLFYGYLMEII
- a CDS encoding FMN-binding protein, which produces MLRANKIQQISAMVMLSTLFLFGFKVDKLSPRLQEKINSAVTGTYEVADFTMNWVDITPELNQKTPSELGGDNLFEVVSQGKSLGYVYVGVAPSLKKTFDYVVLFDADMSIKKSKILIYREDHGRQVGSQRWLKQFIGRKSGETLVYGKDIDGISGATVSAKSMTLAVSQVLESMEILKESQVFN
- a CDS encoding DUF6607 family protein; amino-acid sequence: MKKTIASSLLLAFVTTMATSQEKKELDRQAILDMCGCYEVSFKYTETFAPEIDYEKHLDYTSKALELALPIVDEDNKISLQHLLVLNDTTVIKHWRQDWLYENQAVFHYDKDNNWVFTQLPANAVKGQWTQKVYQVDDSPRYSGSSTWVHFDGRHYWENRSDSPLPRREYTKRSDYNVMSRGNRQEITANGWVHEQDNNKIIRTDGEQDVLLAQEKGYNTYVKVADERCQAAKEWWAENQDFWATTRAAWDEVYNREGDLTLLKKVDDKPLFVHFYALEQKGATKAEVLETINKFVANTSVKNNVEGQ